Proteins from a genomic interval of Rhizobium etli CFN 42:
- a CDS encoding CrpP-related protein has product MLFENLLEMQERGVRDRARGRSLADNPMSKPDVLPITDFQEWYSMFDAWRFGWSIEDAMAGHIDAPHHGRASPRAYTRTV; this is encoded by the coding sequence ATGTTGTTCGAGAATCTGCTTGAGATGCAGGAGCGTGGCGTGCGCGATCGTGCTCGCGGCCGCAGCCTGGCGGACAATCCGATGTCGAAGCCGGATGTGCTGCCGATCACCGATTTTCAGGAATGGTATTCGATGTTCGACGCCTGGCGCTTCGGCTGGTCGATCGAGGATGCGATGGCGGGGCATATCGATGCGCCCCATCATGGCCGCGCCTCACCTCGTGCCTATACCAGGACGGTCTGA
- a CDS encoding KTSC domain-containing protein, giving the protein MEELSVKSKIIKSVYFNQEDGRLRICFKNGEERLFEGVPSSEAHAMTAAPSPGHYYLDRIRTRFRRLAA; this is encoded by the coding sequence TTGGAAGAACTTTCGGTGAAGTCGAAGATCATCAAATCCGTCTATTTCAACCAGGAAGACGGGCGGCTCAGGATCTGCTTCAAGAATGGCGAGGAGCGCCTGTTCGAAGGCGTGCCCTCTTCGGAAGCCCATGCGATGACGGCGGCGCCGTCTCCCGGACATTATTACCTCGACCGGATCAGGACGCGGTTTCGCAGGCTGGCCGCCTGA
- a CDS encoding BMP family lipoprotein — MKKSLLTLLAVAAMSTTALAAEVKPALVYGTGGKFDKSFNEAAYNGAEKFKAETGIAYRDFEPTGDTQGEQAIRNFASRGFNPVVAVSFAWTSAIEKVAAEFPDTKFIIVDSVVDKPNVRSVVYKEEEGSYLVGILAGMASKTGKVGFVGGMDIPLIRKFECGYEQGARAAKADIQVFQNMTGTTGAAWNDPVRGGELTKNQIDQGADVIYAAAGATGLGVLQTAADNKKLSIGVDSNQNHLHPGSVLTSMVKRVDLAVYNAYTDTKNDKFTGGVQALGVKEDGVGAAIDDNNKSLITPEMQAAVDKAKADIIAGTVKVHDYTSDNACPK, encoded by the coding sequence ATGAAAAAATCCCTTCTCACTCTCCTTGCCGTGGCTGCCATGTCAACGACGGCGCTTGCCGCCGAGGTCAAGCCGGCGCTGGTTTACGGCACCGGCGGGAAGTTCGATAAGTCTTTCAACGAAGCGGCCTATAACGGCGCCGAGAAGTTCAAGGCCGAGACCGGCATTGCCTATCGCGACTTCGAGCCGACCGGCGACACCCAGGGCGAACAGGCCATCCGCAACTTCGCAAGCCGCGGCTTCAACCCCGTGGTCGCCGTTTCCTTCGCCTGGACTTCGGCCATTGAGAAGGTCGCAGCCGAATTCCCCGATACTAAATTCATCATCGTCGACTCCGTCGTCGACAAGCCGAACGTCCGTTCGGTCGTCTATAAGGAAGAAGAAGGCTCCTATCTCGTCGGCATTCTCGCCGGCATGGCCTCCAAGACCGGCAAGGTCGGTTTCGTCGGCGGCATGGACATTCCGCTGATCCGCAAATTCGAATGCGGCTATGAGCAGGGCGCCCGCGCCGCCAAGGCCGATATCCAGGTTTTCCAGAACATGACCGGCACCACGGGTGCGGCCTGGAATGACCCGGTTCGCGGCGGCGAGCTTACCAAGAACCAGATCGACCAGGGCGCCGACGTCATTTACGCGGCAGCTGGCGCCACCGGCCTCGGCGTTCTGCAGACCGCCGCCGACAACAAGAAGCTGTCGATCGGCGTCGACTCCAACCAGAACCATCTGCATCCGGGCTCGGTGCTGACCTCGATGGTCAAGCGCGTCGACCTTGCCGTCTACAACGCCTATACCGACACCAAGAACGACAAGTTCACCGGCGGCGTCCAGGCGCTTGGCGTCAAGGAAGATGGCGTTGGTGCGGCGATCGACGACAACAACAAGTCGCTGATCACGCCGGAAATGCAGGCGGCGGTCGACAAGGCCAAGGCTGACATCATTGCGGGAACCGTGAAAGTTCACGATTATACCTCGGACAACGCTTGCCCGAAGTGA
- a CDS encoding ABC transporter ATP-binding protein has translation MSDMTEPLLSVRDLSVAFHQGGETSLAVDRISFDIAKGEVVALVGESGSGKSVSANSILRLLPYPSASHPSGEILFKGKDLLKASERALREVRGNDITMIFQEPMTSLNPLHTIEKQIAEILALHQGLTGQSARMRVLELLNQVGIREPEKRLKAYPHELSGGQRQRVMIAMALANRPELLIADEPTTALDVTVQAQILELLRQLKTAHGMSLLFITHDLGIVRKFADRVCVMTKGRIVETGTVEEVFANPKHDYTRHLLASEPRGEPPLADPSKPVVMEGSDIRVWFPIKAGLMRRVVDHVKAVDGIDLSLRAGQTLGVVGESGSGKTTLGLALTRLISSQGRIAFFGKDIAGYSFSEMRPLRNQLQIVFQDPYGSLSPRMSVGDIIAEGLKVHERALSAEERDQRVCWALEEVGLDPLTRWRYPHEFSGGQRQRIAIARAMVLKPRFVMLDEPTSALDMSVQAQVVDLLRDLQKKHDLAYLFISHDLKVVKALANDVIVMRFGKVVEQGPSAEIFRAPKDDYTKALMAAAFNIEAVPTPAVQQ, from the coding sequence ATGAGTGACATGACAGAACCGCTCCTTTCCGTCCGCGATCTCTCGGTTGCCTTTCATCAGGGCGGCGAAACCTCGCTTGCCGTCGATCGGATCTCGTTCGATATCGCCAAAGGCGAGGTCGTAGCGCTCGTCGGCGAATCCGGCTCCGGCAAATCGGTCTCGGCCAACTCGATCCTGCGCCTTCTGCCTTATCCCTCGGCAAGCCACCCCTCCGGGGAAATCCTGTTCAAGGGCAAGGACCTCTTGAAGGCATCGGAGCGGGCGCTGCGCGAGGTGCGCGGCAATGACATCACCATGATCTTCCAGGAGCCGATGACCTCGCTCAATCCGCTTCATACGATCGAAAAGCAGATCGCCGAGATCCTCGCCCTGCACCAGGGGCTCACCGGCCAGTCGGCGCGGATGCGCGTGCTGGAACTGTTGAACCAGGTCGGCATCCGCGAGCCTGAGAAGCGGTTGAAGGCCTATCCGCACGAACTCTCCGGCGGTCAGCGCCAGCGCGTCATGATCGCCATGGCGCTCGCCAACCGGCCGGAACTGCTGATCGCCGACGAACCGACAACAGCGCTCGACGTCACCGTACAGGCGCAGATTCTAGAGCTTCTCCGGCAGTTGAAGACGGCGCACGGCATGTCGCTGCTGTTCATCACCCACGATCTCGGCATCGTGCGCAAATTCGCCGACCGCGTCTGCGTCATGACCAAGGGCCGGATCGTCGAAACCGGGACGGTCGAGGAGGTCTTCGCCAATCCGAAGCACGACTATACCCGCCATCTTCTCGCTTCCGAACCGCGCGGCGAGCCGCCGCTTGCCGATCCGTCGAAGCCGGTGGTGATGGAAGGCTCGGATATCCGCGTCTGGTTCCCGATCAAGGCGGGGTTGATGCGCCGCGTCGTCGATCATGTGAAGGCGGTCGACGGCATCGATCTTTCGCTGCGCGCCGGACAGACGCTCGGAGTCGTCGGCGAATCCGGTTCGGGCAAGACCACGCTCGGGCTTGCCCTCACCCGTCTGATCTCGTCGCAGGGACGGATTGCCTTTTTCGGCAAAGATATAGCCGGTTATTCTTTCAGCGAAATGCGGCCGTTACGCAACCAGCTGCAGATCGTCTTCCAGGACCCCTACGGTTCGCTCAGCCCGCGCATGTCGGTCGGCGATATCATTGCCGAAGGGCTGAAGGTGCATGAGCGCGCCTTGAGCGCCGAGGAGCGCGACCAGCGTGTCTGCTGGGCGCTGGAGGAGGTAGGCCTCGATCCGCTGACCCGCTGGCGCTATCCGCATGAATTTTCAGGCGGCCAGCGCCAGCGCATCGCCATAGCTCGCGCCATGGTGCTGAAGCCCCGTTTCGTCATGCTCGACGAGCCGACATCCGCGCTCGACATGAGCGTGCAGGCCCAGGTCGTCGACCTCCTGCGCGATCTGCAAAAGAAACACGACCTCGCCTATCTCTTCATCAGCCACGACCTGAAGGTTGTGAAGGCGCTCGCCAACGACGTCATCGTCATGCGGTTCGGCAAGGTGGTGGAGCAAGGTCCCTCCGCGGAAATCTTCCGCGCGCCCAAGGACGATTACACCAAGGCGCTGATGGCAGCCGCGTTCAACATCGAGGCGGTGCCGACGCCCGCCGTGCAGCAGTAA
- a CDS encoding cytidine deaminase — MSHDLFEAARGAMAFAHAPYSKFPVGAAIRAEDGKIYTGANIENLSFPQGWCAEPTAISAMIMGGARKIVEMAVIAEKLPLCPPCGGCRQKISEFAAKDTKIYLCDEAGVQKTMTMEELLPFSFETELG; from the coding sequence ATGTCCCACGACCTGTTCGAGGCCGCTCGCGGCGCCATGGCCTTTGCGCATGCGCCCTATTCGAAATTCCCGGTCGGCGCGGCGATCCGCGCCGAGGACGGCAAGATCTATACCGGCGCCAACATCGAAAACCTCTCCTTCCCGCAAGGATGGTGCGCCGAGCCGACGGCAATCAGCGCCATGATCATGGGCGGCGCCAGGAAGATCGTCGAAATGGCCGTGATCGCCGAGAAGCTGCCGCTCTGCCCGCCCTGCGGCGGCTGCCGCCAGAAGATTTCCGAATTCGCCGCCAAGGACACGAAGATCTATCTCTGCGATGAGGCGGGCGTGCAGAAGACCATGACGATGGAAGAGCTTCTTCCCTTCAGCTTCGAGACTGAACTCGGATGA
- the pncB gene encoding nicotinate phosphoribosyltransferase, with translation MAKTDIARRVYNHAWKLDPIIRSLIDTDFYKLLMLQMIWKLYPDVNASFTLINRTKRVHLAEEIDEGDLREQLDHARTLRLSKKEMIWLAGNSFYGRAQIFEPEFLAWLSNFQLPEYELSKKDGQYVLDFHGSWKETTMWEIPALAIVNELRSRSAMKALGPFTLDVLYARAKAKMWSKVERLKELPGLRISDFGTRRRHSFLWQRWCVEALKEGIGPAFTGTSNVLLAMDSDLEAVGTNAHELPMVAAALAQTDEQLRNAPYKILRDWNKLYGGNLLIVLPDAFGTAAFLRDAPEWVADWTGFRPDSAPPIEGGEKIIDWWKKMGRDPRQKLLIFSDGLDVDAIIDTYRHFEGRVRMSFGWGTNLTNDFAGCAPTEISGLNPISIVCKVSDANGRPAVKLSDNPQKATGEPAEVERYLKFFGAEDRVDQTVLV, from the coding sequence ATGGCCAAGACCGATATCGCGAGACGCGTCTACAATCACGCCTGGAAACTCGACCCGATCATCCGCAGCCTGATCGATACCGACTTCTATAAGCTGCTGATGCTCCAGATGATCTGGAAGCTCTATCCTGATGTGAACGCCTCCTTCACCCTCATCAACCGCACCAAGCGCGTGCATCTCGCCGAAGAGATCGATGAGGGCGATTTGCGCGAACAGCTCGACCACGCCCGCACGCTGCGGCTCTCCAAGAAGGAGATGATATGGCTGGCGGGTAATAGTTTCTACGGCCGCGCGCAGATCTTCGAGCCGGAATTCCTGGCCTGGCTGTCCAATTTCCAACTTCCCGAATACGAGCTGTCGAAGAAGGACGGGCAATATGTGCTGGACTTCCATGGATCCTGGAAGGAAACCACCATGTGGGAGATCCCGGCGCTCGCCATCGTCAACGAGCTACGTTCGCGTTCGGCGATGAAGGCGCTCGGCCCTTTCACGCTGGATGTGCTCTACGCCCGCGCCAAGGCGAAGATGTGGTCGAAGGTCGAGCGGCTGAAGGAATTGCCCGGCCTGCGCATCTCCGATTTCGGCACCCGCCGCCGCCACAGCTTTCTCTGGCAGCGCTGGTGCGTCGAGGCGCTGAAGGAAGGCATCGGCCCGGCCTTCACCGGCACCAGCAATGTATTGCTGGCGATGGATTCCGATCTCGAGGCGGTCGGCACCAATGCCCACGAACTGCCGATGGTGGCAGCCGCCCTGGCGCAGACCGATGAGCAACTGCGCAATGCCCCTTACAAGATCCTGCGCGACTGGAACAAGCTCTATGGCGGCAACCTGCTGATCGTCCTGCCGGACGCCTTCGGCACTGCAGCCTTCCTGCGCGACGCCCCCGAATGGGTCGCCGACTGGACCGGCTTCCGTCCGGACAGCGCGCCGCCGATCGAAGGCGGTGAAAAGATCATCGACTGGTGGAAGAAGATGGGCCGCGATCCGCGCCAGAAGCTGTTGATCTTCTCCGACGGTCTCGATGTCGACGCCATCATCGACACTTACCGGCATTTCGAAGGCCGCGTGCGCATGAGCTTCGGCTGGGGCACCAACCTGACGAATGATTTTGCCGGCTGCGCGCCGACGGAAATCTCAGGCCTCAATCCGATCTCGATCGTCTGCAAGGTCAGTGACGCCAACGGCCGTCCGGCGGTAAAACTCTCCGACAATCCGCAGAAGGCGACCGGCGAACCGGCGGAGGTCGAACGCTACCTGAAATTCTTCGGCGCCGAGGATCGGGTCGATCAGACCGTCCTGGTATAG
- a CDS encoding ABC transporter ATP-binding protein encodes MTDKPAIELVGIDKKFGAVHANKDINLTVAKGTIHGIIGENGAGKSTLMSIIYGFYHADSGEIRVNGNPVSIRDSQAAIAAGIGMVHQHFMLVDNFTVLENVMLGAEGGSLLARGVASARAELKRLETEYGLEVDPDALIEELPVGLQQRVEILKAMYRGAEILILDEPTGVLTPAEADHLFRILKVLRDQGKTIILITHKLREIMAITDMVSVMRRGEMVATRKTAETTVEELAELMVGRRVLLRVQKGEANPGAAVLSVRNLTVKDNRGVTMVDNVSFDVRAGEIVGIAGVAGNGQSELLEAIAGIRKPVSGEILLDGQTIDKADPARLRDLGLAHIPEDRHHMGLVLKFEEYENSVLGYHRRPGYSKGPLLDLEAIRKDAMEKIEKYDIRPPNPRLKTANFSGGNQQKIVVAREIERDPKMLIIGQPTRGVDIGAIEFIHRRIIEMRDAGKAILLVSVELDEIRALSDRILVMFAGHVVGEKTPDAGEQTLGLMMAGIAA; translated from the coding sequence GTGACAGATAAGCCCGCTATCGAGCTTGTCGGCATCGATAAGAAATTCGGTGCCGTCCACGCCAACAAGGACATCAATCTTACCGTTGCCAAGGGGACGATCCACGGCATCATCGGTGAAAACGGCGCCGGCAAATCGACGCTGATGTCGATCATCTATGGTTTCTACCACGCCGACAGCGGCGAGATCCGCGTCAACGGCAATCCGGTCAGCATCCGCGACAGCCAGGCGGCGATCGCCGCCGGTATCGGCATGGTGCACCAGCATTTCATGCTGGTCGACAATTTCACCGTGCTCGAGAATGTCATGCTCGGCGCCGAAGGCGGCTCGCTACTGGCGAGAGGCGTTGCATCGGCCCGCGCCGAGCTCAAGCGGCTGGAAACCGAATACGGCCTTGAGGTCGATCCGGACGCACTGATCGAAGAGCTCCCGGTCGGCCTGCAGCAACGCGTCGAAATTCTGAAAGCCATGTATCGCGGCGCCGAGATCCTGATTCTCGATGAACCCACAGGCGTGCTGACGCCGGCAGAAGCCGACCACCTCTTCCGCATCCTCAAGGTGCTGCGCGACCAGGGCAAGACGATCATCCTCATCACCCACAAGCTGCGCGAGATCATGGCGATCACCGATATGGTCTCCGTCATGCGCCGCGGCGAGATGGTCGCCACCCGTAAGACGGCGGAAACGACGGTGGAGGAGCTTGCCGAACTGATGGTCGGCCGCCGCGTGCTGTTGCGCGTGCAGAAGGGCGAAGCCAATCCAGGTGCTGCCGTGCTTTCCGTCCGCAACCTCACAGTCAAGGATAATCGCGGCGTCACCATGGTCGACAATGTCTCCTTCGACGTGCGCGCCGGCGAGATCGTCGGCATAGCCGGGGTTGCCGGCAACGGCCAGTCGGAATTGCTGGAGGCGATTGCGGGAATCCGCAAGCCCGTCTCCGGCGAAATTCTTCTCGACGGCCAGACGATCGACAAGGCCGATCCCGCCCGCCTGCGGGACCTCGGGCTTGCCCATATTCCCGAGGACCGGCACCACATGGGGCTGGTGCTGAAATTCGAGGAATATGAAAACTCCGTGCTCGGCTATCACCGCCGCCCGGGCTATAGCAAGGGCCCGCTGCTCGATCTCGAGGCGATCCGCAAGGATGCAATGGAAAAGATCGAAAAATACGACATCCGCCCGCCGAACCCGCGGCTGAAGACGGCGAACTTTTCCGGCGGCAATCAGCAGAAGATCGTCGTTGCCCGCGAGATCGAGCGCGATCCGAAGATGCTGATCATTGGCCAGCCGACGCGCGGCGTCGATATCGGCGCCATCGAATTCATTCACCGCCGGATCATCGAGATGCGCGATGCGGGCAAGGCGATCCTGCTCGTCTCCGTCGAACTCGATGAAATCCGCGCCCTTTCAGACCGTATCCTTGTCATGTTCGCCGGCCATGTCGTCGGCGAGAAGACGCCCGATGCCGGTGAACAGACCCTCGGCCTGATGATGGCCGGCATTGCCGCGTGA
- a CDS encoding purine-nucleoside phosphorylase encodes MNATVDLLAALLGAIKPRHGIVLGSGLGSLVGQLDGAVRIPYRDLPGFPVSAVSGHAGEVVAGRLGGKPVIMLSGRVHFYEKGDANAMRLPIEVLKALGVEALILTNSAGSLRDDMPPGSVMQITDHINYSGMNPLIGEESDHRFVGMTNAYDAGLAAAMQKAAAKLNIELAQGVYMWFSGPSFETPAEIRMARILGADAVGMSTVPEVIIARMLGLRVAAASVITNYGAGMTGNELSHEETKDMAPVGGARLAEILREMIAAEGSEK; translated from the coding sequence ATGAACGCGACGGTCGACCTGCTCGCCGCATTGCTCGGCGCCATCAAGCCGCGTCACGGCATCGTGCTCGGCTCCGGTCTCGGCTCCCTGGTTGGCCAGCTGGACGGCGCCGTCCGTATTCCCTATCGCGATCTGCCGGGCTTTCCCGTCAGTGCCGTCTCCGGCCACGCCGGCGAAGTCGTCGCCGGCAGGCTCGGCGGCAAGCCGGTCATCATGCTTTCCGGCCGCGTGCATTTTTATGAAAAAGGCGATGCCAACGCCATGCGCCTGCCGATCGAGGTGCTGAAGGCGCTCGGGGTCGAGGCGCTGATCCTCACCAATTCGGCCGGATCGCTGCGCGACGACATGCCGCCCGGCTCGGTGATGCAGATCACCGATCACATCAACTATTCCGGCATGAACCCGCTGATCGGCGAGGAAAGCGATCACCGTTTCGTCGGCATGACCAATGCCTATGATGCCGGTCTTGCCGCCGCGATGCAGAAGGCAGCGGCAAAGCTCAACATCGAGCTGGCGCAGGGCGTCTATATGTGGTTTTCCGGCCCGAGCTTCGAAACACCGGCCGAAATCCGTATGGCGCGCATTCTCGGCGCCGATGCCGTCGGCATGTCGACAGTGCCCGAGGTCATCATCGCAAGAATGCTGGGCCTGAGGGTTGCGGCTGCGTCGGTTATCACCAACTATGGAGCAGGCATGACCGGCAATGAGCTCAGCCATGAAGAAACCAAGGACATGGCGCCCGTCGGCGGCGCCCGTCTTGCCGAGATATTGAGAGAGATGATTGCGGCCGAAGGAAGCGAAAAATGA
- a CDS encoding ABC transporter permease: MSTASIPLPNWINYGLIPLLNLIVAFLISGFVVWLIGESPLAALSLLIEGAFGSGEGIGFTLYYATSFIFTGLSVAVAIHAGLFNIGSEGQAYIGGLGCALVALALDNYVPWYVTMPVAIVGAGIFGAAWAFIPAFLQAKRGSHIVITTIMFNYIAAALMVYLLVHVLIVPGKMAPETRTFLEGGQLPKLDWLMTMFGVKLGAAPFNVSFIVALFAAWFVWILIWRTKLGFEMRTLGVSSTAADYAGIPYARIVIIAMLLSGALAGMMALNPVMGSSARLQVEFVGGAGFVGIAVSLMGRNHPLGIILAAILFGTLYQGGDWISFEMPNITREMILVIQGLVILFAGALEYMFRPAMVHIYQQFKPA; encoded by the coding sequence ATGAGCACTGCTTCCATTCCGCTGCCAAACTGGATCAACTACGGCCTGATCCCGCTTCTGAACCTCATCGTCGCCTTCCTGATCTCGGGCTTCGTCGTCTGGCTGATCGGCGAGAGCCCGCTTGCCGCCCTTTCCCTGCTGATCGAAGGTGCTTTTGGCAGCGGTGAAGGCATAGGCTTCACGCTTTACTATGCGACGAGCTTCATCTTCACCGGCCTTTCCGTCGCGGTGGCGATCCATGCCGGTCTCTTCAACATCGGCTCCGAAGGCCAAGCCTATATCGGCGGCCTCGGCTGCGCGCTGGTGGCGCTGGCGCTCGACAATTACGTGCCCTGGTACGTGACGATGCCGGTTGCCATCGTCGGCGCCGGCATTTTCGGCGCAGCCTGGGCCTTCATCCCCGCTTTCCTTCAGGCCAAGCGCGGCAGCCACATCGTCATCACGACGATCATGTTCAACTATATCGCCGCCGCCCTCATGGTCTATCTGCTGGTGCACGTGCTGATCGTGCCCGGCAAGATGGCGCCGGAAACCCGCACCTTCCTCGAAGGCGGTCAGCTTCCCAAGCTCGACTGGCTGATGACGATGTTCGGAGTCAAGCTCGGCGCCGCCCCCTTTAACGTCTCCTTCATCGTCGCCCTCTTTGCCGCCTGGTTTGTCTGGATCCTCATCTGGCGCACCAAGCTCGGCTTCGAAATGCGCACGCTGGGTGTAAGCTCGACAGCCGCCGACTATGCCGGCATTCCCTATGCACGGATCGTCATTATCGCCATGCTGCTTTCCGGCGCGCTGGCTGGCATGATGGCGCTCAATCCCGTCATGGGTTCCTCCGCCCGTCTGCAGGTCGAGTTCGTCGGCGGCGCCGGCTTCGTCGGCATTGCCGTCTCGCTGATGGGCCGCAACCATCCGCTTGGCATCATCCTGGCGGCGATCCTTTTCGGCACCCTCTATCAGGGTGGTGACTGGATCTCTTTCGAAATGCCGAATATCACCCGTGAGATGATCCTCGTCATCCAGGGTCTGGTGATCCTCTTTGCCGGTGCCCTGGAATACATGTTCCGGCCGGCAATGGTGCACATCTACCAGCAGTTCAAGCCAGCCTGA
- a CDS encoding 2-hydroxyacid dehydrogenase codes for MSVRPPVLVDIKFNPEGVDRVLKTAFADRGSINLADPANRERDFSETEYALLWKPDADLFRRAPNLKVIFSGGAGVDHIIGMAGLPDIPIVRFVDRSLTTRMSEWVVMQCLMHLRGQYGHDSHQRRREWAKLIAPEAAEVTVGVMGLGILGQDAVAKLKVMGFNVIGWSRTRKTIEGVETFDAGELDRFLAKTDILVGLLPLTPETTGFYDSELFKKLRRDGALGQPVFINAGRGKSQIETDIVSAVREGTLGGASLDVFEVEPLATDSPLWELENVFITPHDAAVSEENALFRHVEMQIARFERGEPLQFVIDRAAGY; via the coding sequence ATGTCAGTTCGTCCTCCCGTCCTCGTCGATATCAAGTTCAACCCCGAAGGTGTCGACCGGGTCCTGAAGACGGCCTTTGCCGACCGCGGCAGCATCAATCTCGCCGATCCCGCCAATCGCGAGCGTGATTTCAGCGAAACGGAATACGCGCTTCTCTGGAAGCCGGATGCCGACCTCTTTCGACGGGCACCGAACCTCAAGGTCATCTTCTCGGGCGGCGCCGGTGTCGATCACATCATCGGCATGGCCGGTCTGCCTGATATTCCAATCGTTCGTTTCGTCGACCGCAGCCTGACGACCCGCATGAGCGAATGGGTCGTCATGCAGTGTCTGATGCATCTACGCGGGCAATATGGCCATGACAGTCACCAGCGGCGGCGCGAATGGGCCAAATTGATTGCGCCGGAAGCGGCGGAGGTGACTGTCGGTGTCATGGGTCTCGGCATTCTCGGTCAGGATGCGGTCGCCAAGCTGAAAGTGATGGGTTTCAACGTCATCGGCTGGTCACGCACCCGTAAAACAATCGAGGGCGTCGAGACCTTCGACGCGGGCGAACTGGACAGGTTTCTTGCCAAGACCGACATTCTGGTCGGCCTCTTGCCGCTGACGCCTGAGACGACGGGCTTCTATGATAGTGAGCTATTTAAGAAGCTCCGCCGCGACGGTGCGCTCGGCCAGCCGGTCTTCATCAATGCCGGCCGCGGCAAGAGCCAGATCGAGACCGACATCGTCTCGGCCGTCAGGGAGGGGACCCTCGGCGGCGCTTCTCTCGACGTTTTCGAAGTGGAGCCGCTCGCCACCGACAGCCCGTTGTGGGAGTTGGAGAACGTCTTCATCACCCCGCATGACGCGGCTGTCTCTGAGGAGAACGCGCTGTTTCGCCATGTTGAGATGCAGATCGCCCGTTTTGAGCGCGGCGAGCCGCTGCAGTTCGTGATCGATCGCGCCGCCGGTTATTAG
- a CDS encoding ABC transporter permease, which yields MDYYDIFINVLSSTVRLSIPLIFTALAGLFSERAGVFDIGLEGKMLGSAFAAACVAYLTGSAWLGLGAGILCSVALSLVHGFASITNRGNQIVSGVAINFFIAGITIVLGQAWFGQGGRTPQLAPEARFAPIILPGADAVRDIPIVGPLYASVISGNNILTYLAFLAVPFSWWVLYRTRFGLRMRAVGENPGAVDTAGISVAWLRYRAVMCAGILCGFSGTYLAIAQSAAFIKDMSAGKGYIALAALVFAKWKPVPVMFACLLFGFLDALANFMQGKQVPLVGEVPVQVFQALPYILTCILLAGFIGVAIPPKAGGVPYTKER from the coding sequence ATGGATTACTACGACATTTTCATCAACGTCCTGAGTTCGACGGTCCGGCTCTCCATTCCGCTGATCTTCACGGCACTCGCCGGCCTGTTTTCCGAGCGTGCGGGCGTTTTCGATATCGGCCTCGAAGGCAAGATGCTGGGCTCGGCCTTCGCCGCTGCCTGTGTGGCCTATCTCACCGGCTCGGCCTGGCTGGGGCTCGGCGCCGGCATCCTCTGCTCGGTGGCGCTGAGCCTAGTGCATGGCTTTGCCTCGATCACTAATCGCGGCAACCAGATCGTCTCAGGTGTGGCGATCAACTTCTTCATCGCCGGCATCACTATCGTGCTCGGCCAGGCCTGGTTCGGCCAGGGGGGCCGGACGCCGCAGCTGGCGCCCGAAGCCCGCTTCGCGCCGATCATCCTGCCGGGCGCCGATGCCGTCCGCGACATACCGATCGTCGGTCCGCTCTATGCAAGCGTTATATCGGGCAACAATATCCTCACCTATCTCGCCTTCCTCGCCGTGCCCTTCTCCTGGTGGGTGCTTTACCGCACACGCTTCGGCCTGCGGATGCGCGCGGTCGGCGAAAATCCGGGCGCAGTCGATACGGCCGGCATTTCGGTTGCCTGGCTGCGCTACCGCGCCGTCATGTGCGCCGGCATCCTCTGCGGCTTTTCCGGCACCTATCTCGCGATCGCCCAGTCCGCCGCCTTCATCAAGGACATGTCGGCCGGCAAGGGCTATATCGCGCTGGCGGCGCTGGTCTTCGCCAAGTGGAAGCCGGTACCGGTCATGTTCGCCTGCCTGCTCTTCGGCTTCCTCGATGCTCTGGCGAACTTCATGCAGGGAAAGCAGGTGCCGCTGGTCGGTGAAGTGCCGGTCCAGGTGTTCCAGGCGCTGCCCTATATCCTGACCTGCATTCTGCTTGCCGGCTTCATCGGCGTCGCAATCCCGCCGAAGGCCGGTGGCGTGCCCTATACGAAGGAACGTTGA